In a single window of the Pseudogemmatithrix spongiicola genome:
- a CDS encoding acetoacetate--CoA ligase, protein MTALDSEPLWRPRPEAAQASQMAQFFAYAAAQHAGTPAPGAPYADWHRWSVEQAETFWSSLWDWAGVRGKREGGLRSAELSYAAHLLRRQDDAPAIIARDERGRRRELSWRQLNREVSRVAEGLRAAGVERGDRVVGFLPNIPEAVIAALAANAIGAVWSSCSPDFGAQGVLDRFGQIEPTVLFAADGYTYAGKSIDCLERVRQIVAAIPSLRHLVLVPFLGDAIDDATLAGCAAGGAGSLDISRFASFGPGDAPETPRFAVLPFDHPLFVMYSSGTTGLPKCMVHGQGGTLLQHVKEHRLHCDLRPDDRMFYFTTCGWMMWNWLLSALASQVTIVLYDGAPMPAANDDACWDLVAEERVTHFGTSAKYLALSQKQGHAPARTHDLSALRMILSTGSPLAEHSYDFVYRDVKADVHLASISGGTDIISCFALGNPLLPVYRGQLQCFGLGMAVDVWDDAGQPLRGVAGELVCTKPFPSMPVGFWNDPDGEKYHAAYFAHFPGIWRHGDWAEITPQGGLIIHGRSDATLNPGGVRIGTAEIYREVEQLPEVVESVVIGQEITTDGDKDVRIVLFVRLREGLTLDDALRDRIKKAIRARTSPHHVPKVILQVADIPRTISNKISEIAVREVVHGRPVKNTEALANPAALGLYRDLPELRL, encoded by the coding sequence ATGACCGCCCTTGACAGCGAACCCCTCTGGCGTCCCCGCCCGGAGGCCGCGCAGGCCTCGCAGATGGCGCAGTTCTTCGCGTACGCCGCCGCGCAGCACGCGGGCACGCCCGCGCCGGGCGCGCCGTACGCGGACTGGCACCGCTGGAGCGTCGAGCAGGCCGAGACGTTCTGGTCCTCGCTCTGGGATTGGGCCGGCGTGCGGGGCAAGCGTGAGGGCGGCCTGCGCAGCGCGGAGCTCTCCTATGCCGCGCATCTGCTCCGGCGGCAGGACGACGCGCCGGCGATCATCGCCCGCGACGAGCGCGGGCGGCGCCGCGAGCTCTCGTGGCGGCAGCTCAACCGCGAGGTGTCGCGCGTGGCCGAAGGGTTGCGCGCGGCGGGCGTCGAGCGCGGCGACCGCGTTGTGGGATTCCTGCCGAACATTCCCGAGGCCGTGATCGCTGCGCTCGCGGCGAATGCCATCGGCGCGGTGTGGTCCTCGTGCTCGCCGGACTTCGGGGCGCAGGGTGTCCTCGACCGCTTCGGGCAGATCGAGCCGACGGTGCTGTTCGCGGCGGACGGCTACACGTATGCCGGCAAGTCGATCGACTGCCTGGAGCGCGTGCGGCAGATCGTCGCGGCGATCCCCAGTCTGCGCCATCTCGTGCTCGTGCCCTTCCTTGGCGACGCGATCGACGACGCGACGCTGGCGGGCTGCGCGGCAGGCGGGGCGGGCTCGCTGGACATCTCGCGCTTCGCGTCGTTCGGTCCGGGAGACGCGCCCGAGACGCCCCGGTTCGCGGTGCTGCCCTTCGATCACCCGCTCTTCGTGATGTACAGCTCGGGCACGACGGGCCTGCCGAAGTGCATGGTGCACGGGCAGGGCGGCACGCTGCTGCAGCACGTGAAGGAGCATCGCCTGCACTGCGACCTGCGGCCCGATGACCGCATGTTCTACTTCACCACCTGCGGGTGGATGATGTGGAATTGGCTCCTCAGCGCGCTCGCCAGCCAGGTGACGATCGTCCTCTACGACGGCGCGCCGATGCCGGCCGCGAACGACGATGCGTGCTGGGACTTGGTGGCCGAGGAGCGCGTCACGCACTTCGGGACCAGCGCGAAGTACCTCGCGCTCTCGCAGAAGCAGGGCCATGCACCCGCGCGCACCCACGACCTGTCGGCGTTGCGCATGATCCTCAGCACCGGCTCGCCGCTGGCGGAGCATTCGTACGACTTCGTGTACCGCGACGTGAAGGCCGACGTGCACCTGGCGAGCATTTCCGGCGGCACGGACATCATCTCCTGCTTCGCGCTGGGGAACCCGCTGCTCCCGGTGTACCGCGGGCAGCTGCAGTGCTTCGGGCTCGGCATGGCGGTGGACGTTTGGGACGACGCGGGCCAGCCGCTGCGCGGCGTGGCCGGAGAGCTGGTGTGCACGAAGCCGTTTCCCAGCATGCCGGTGGGCTTCTGGAATGACCCCGACGGTGAGAAGTACCATGCGGCGTACTTCGCGCACTTCCCGGGCATCTGGCGCCACGGCGACTGGGCGGAGATCACGCCGCAGGGCGGGCTGATCATCCACGGCCGCAGCGATGCGACATTGAACCCAGGGGGCGTGCGCATCGGCACGGCGGAGATCTACCGCGAGGTCGAGCAATTGCCCGAGGTCGTGGAGAGCGTGGTCATCGGGCAGGAGATCACGACGGATGGCGACAAGGACGTGCGCATAGTCCTCTTCGTGCGCCTGCGCGAGGGCCTGACGCTCGATGACGCGCTCCGCGACCGCATCAAGAAGGCGATCCGGGCGCGGACCAGCCCGCATCATGTACCCAAGGTGATTCTCCAAGTCGCGGATATCCCGCGGACGATCTCGAACAAGATCTCGGAGATCGCCGTGCGCGAAGTGGTGCATGGGCGACCGGTGAAGAACACGGAGGCGCTGGCGAACCCGGCGGCGTTGGGGTTGTACCGGGATTTGCCTGAGCTCAGGCTCTGA
- a CDS encoding homogentisate 1,2-dioxygenase: protein MPFYHTLGKIPRKRHIAFPKPEGGIYNEQLVGIEGFTGPAALLYHIHPPTTVKAVRRLLETPYEADPDKTLKHRHFKTAQIARGGSPTLNRVPLLFNDDIAMLYVAPDKQDEHLYRNAQGDEVVYVAEGEGTLETQYGDLPIIPGDYLVIHRHILHRYKFTKPAKLLVMESRGHVRPPKRYLNNVGQLVEGAPYSERDIRVPRELKTYDQKGDFPIVIKQYNGLNEIVLDHHPLDVVGWDGQFYPWAFNIHDFEPIVGKVHQPPPVHQTFQGDGFVICSFCPRPYDFHPQAIPAPYNHSNVDSDEVLFYASSEFMSRKGIEYGSITHHPDGIPHGPHPGRYEASIGQTHTNELAVMMDSFRPLKVAKAITPYEDKNYMFSWIEGGQGFSPPTS, encoded by the coding sequence ATGCCGTTCTACCACACGCTGGGGAAGATCCCGCGCAAGCGGCACATCGCGTTTCCCAAGCCGGAGGGCGGCATCTACAACGAGCAGCTCGTCGGCATCGAGGGCTTCACGGGGCCGGCGGCCCTGCTGTACCACATCCACCCGCCGACGACGGTGAAGGCCGTGCGCCGCCTGTTGGAAACGCCCTACGAGGCGGATCCCGACAAGACGCTCAAGCACCGCCACTTCAAGACGGCGCAGATCGCCCGCGGCGGCAGCCCCACGCTCAACCGCGTGCCGTTGCTGTTCAACGACGACATCGCCATGCTGTACGTGGCGCCCGACAAGCAGGACGAGCACCTCTATAGGAATGCGCAGGGCGACGAAGTGGTCTACGTCGCGGAAGGCGAAGGCACGCTGGAGACGCAGTACGGCGACCTGCCGATCATCCCCGGCGACTATCTCGTCATCCATCGCCACATCCTGCATCGCTACAAGTTCACGAAGCCGGCCAAGCTGCTGGTGATGGAATCGCGCGGGCATGTGCGGCCGCCGAAGCGTTATCTCAACAACGTGGGCCAGCTCGTGGAAGGCGCGCCGTACTCCGAGCGCGACATTCGCGTGCCGCGCGAACTCAAGACCTACGACCAGAAGGGCGATTTCCCGATCGTCATCAAGCAGTACAACGGGCTTAACGAGATCGTGCTCGATCACCATCCGCTCGATGTGGTCGGCTGGGACGGGCAGTTCTATCCCTGGGCGTTCAACATCCACGACTTCGAACCCATCGTCGGCAAGGTCCACCAGCCGCCGCCGGTGCACCAGACCTTCCAGGGCGACGGATTCGTCATCTGCTCGTTCTGCCCGCGCCCGTACGACTTCCATCCGCAGGCGATTCCCGCGCCGTACAACCACTCCAACGTGGATTCCGACGAGGTGCTGTTCTATGCCTCGAGCGAGTTCATGTCGCGCAAGGGCATCGAGTACGGCAGCATCACGCATCATCCCGACGGAATCCCGCACGGCCCGCACCCGGGCCGCTACGAAGCGAGCATCGGCCAGACGCACACCAACGAACTGGCCGTCATGATGGACTCGTTCCGGCCGCTCAAGGTGGCGAAGGCCATCACGCCGTACGAGGACAAGAACTACATGTTCAGCTGGATCGAAGGCGGGCAGGGCTTCTCGCCGCCGACGAGCTGA
- a CDS encoding YbcC family protein — MTATPTLFPVDPTTRAQVRAHIDAACARIAPAWPLDRLIAVNPYWGWTDRPIADAAATIGATASAPMLMPRSWYRAQRAAGLIPDEAIETAIKRRGLALRKDDVLAALYADAPELPHHPLVSELRDAQRDPAREVLWRDYLLQQVGQTCEAYFDAAQAPWAAVAPDGLYAFWRELMLTDRTPQLLLGAPDIRDAAGELPDTAEALIAEALDTLALPRAARTTYLTAVLLSVIGWASAAAHRRFEARLRHADDETIVELLAVRLGWELLLYRTATASDLPSRWTQDRRRWQDLAEAVPRAQEPEWILQRAFEVRYQEKLANALAWHPTLRHADSGAAAPATVSAQAVFCIDVRSEVFRRHLEDCDGGIHTLGFAGFFGVPLEYQPLLGASRPQLPGLLAPGVVAEDRGEGVDTLRGAIVAQGSARAQWKGVAGGVPSTFAFVESTGLAAAFRMLRASFEPERAKGDARRYGLDAGEGHVVPTLTRRSDGSALDGAAKVDIAAGILRGMSLTQGFAPLVAFIGHGALVVNNPQAAGLACGACGGQSGEINARVAAGLLNEPAVRSGLRERGIEIPDRTRFVGGLHDTTTDDLLFFPDAETAASHAQVLAEFRAACARASRRTRAERAARLGIETSDPFALADALRHRAADWSEVRPEWALAGNAAFIAAPRRRTRALDLKGRAFLHEYDERRDADHGVLELILTAPVVVAHWINFQYWASTVDPSRFGSGDKTRHNVAGGSLGVYEGAGGDLRIGLAQQSVHDGTRFVHDPMRLGVYLEAGEAAIDAILAKHAHVRALVEHEWMFLYRIDPETSSVTLRTRSGWEPIASGNAARW; from the coding sequence GTGACCGCCACTCCGACCCTTTTCCCCGTCGATCCGACGACGCGTGCCCAAGTGCGCGCGCACATCGACGCCGCCTGCGCCCGGATCGCGCCGGCGTGGCCGCTGGACCGCTTGATCGCCGTCAATCCGTACTGGGGATGGACCGACCGGCCCATCGCCGATGCGGCGGCGACGATCGGCGCGACGGCCTCGGCACCGATGCTCATGCCACGCTCCTGGTACCGCGCGCAGCGCGCGGCGGGGCTCATTCCGGATGAGGCGATCGAGACCGCCATCAAGCGTCGTGGACTCGCGCTGCGCAAGGACGACGTGCTCGCCGCGCTCTACGCGGACGCGCCAGAGCTTCCGCACCATCCGCTCGTGAGCGAGCTGCGCGACGCGCAGCGCGATCCCGCGCGCGAGGTGCTCTGGCGCGACTACCTGCTGCAGCAGGTCGGCCAGACCTGCGAGGCCTACTTCGACGCCGCGCAGGCGCCGTGGGCTGCCGTCGCCCCGGATGGCCTCTACGCCTTCTGGCGCGAGCTCATGCTCACGGACCGCACGCCGCAGTTGCTCCTGGGCGCGCCGGACATCCGCGATGCCGCCGGCGAACTTCCCGACACTGCCGAGGCGCTGATCGCCGAGGCGCTGGACACCCTCGCGCTCCCGCGTGCGGCGCGCACGACCTACCTCACGGCCGTGCTGCTCTCGGTGATCGGGTGGGCGAGTGCGGCGGCGCACCGGCGCTTCGAGGCCCGGCTGCGCCATGCGGACGACGAGACCATCGTCGAACTGCTCGCCGTGCGCCTCGGCTGGGAGCTGCTCTTGTACCGCACCGCGACCGCCAGCGACCTGCCTTCGCGCTGGACGCAGGATCGGCGCCGCTGGCAGGACCTCGCCGAGGCCGTACCCCGCGCGCAGGAGCCGGAGTGGATCCTGCAGCGGGCCTTCGAGGTCCGGTACCAAGAGAAGCTGGCGAATGCCCTCGCGTGGCACCCGACGTTGCGCCACGCCGACTCCGGCGCAGCCGCGCCGGCCACGGTGAGCGCGCAGGCGGTGTTCTGCATCGACGTGCGCAGCGAAGTCTTCCGCCGCCACCTCGAGGACTGCGACGGCGGCATCCACACGCTCGGCTTCGCCGGCTTCTTCGGCGTGCCGCTCGAGTACCAGCCGCTGCTGGGCGCCTCGCGCCCGCAACTCCCCGGCCTGCTCGCGCCCGGGGTCGTCGCGGAAGATCGGGGCGAGGGCGTCGACACGCTGCGCGGCGCGATCGTCGCGCAGGGCAGTGCGCGTGCCCAGTGGAAGGGTGTGGCGGGTGGCGTGCCGTCGACCTTCGCGTTCGTCGAGTCCACCGGACTCGCCGCCGCATTCCGCATGCTGCGCGCGAGCTTCGAGCCGGAGCGCGCGAAGGGCGACGCGCGCCGCTACGGGCTCGACGCCGGCGAGGGACACGTCGTGCCGACGCTCACGCGGCGCAGCGACGGATCGGCGCTCGACGGCGCCGCCAAGGTCGATATCGCGGCCGGCATCCTGCGCGGCATGTCGCTGACGCAGGGCTTCGCGCCGCTGGTCGCGTTCATCGGTCACGGCGCGCTGGTGGTGAACAATCCGCAGGCGGCAGGCCTCGCCTGCGGCGCCTGCGGCGGGCAGTCCGGCGAGATCAACGCACGCGTCGCGGCGGGCCTGCTGAACGAGCCGGCGGTGCGCAGCGGGTTGCGCGAGAGGGGCATCGAGATCCCCGACCGCACGCGATTCGTCGGTGGCCTGCACGACACCACGACGGACGACCTGCTGTTCTTCCCCGACGCCGAGACCGCGGCCTCGCATGCGCAGGTGTTGGCGGAGTTCCGGGCGGCCTGCGCCCGCGCGTCGCGACGTACGCGGGCCGAGCGGGCAGCACGGCTCGGCATCGAGACGAGCGATCCGTTCGCCCTCGCCGACGCGCTGCGCCATCGCGCCGCCGACTGGTCCGAGGTTCGCCCCGAGTGGGCGCTGGCCGGCAACGCCGCATTCATCGCGGCACCGCGACGCCGCACGCGCGCGCTCGACCTCAAGGGACGTGCCTTCCTGCACGAGTACGATGAGCGCCGCGACGCGGACCACGGCGTGCTGGAGCTGATTCTCACCGCGCCGGTCGTGGTCGCGCACTGGATCAACTTCCAGTACTGGGCCTCGACGGTGGATCCGAGCCGCTTCGGGAGCGGCGACAAGACGCGGCACAACGTCGCGGGCGGTAGCCTTGGCGTGTACGAAGGGGCTGGCGGCGACCTGCGCATCGGGCTCGCGCAGCAGTCGGTGCACGATGGCACGCGCTTCGTGCACGATCCGATGCGGCTCGGGGTGTACCTCGAGGCGGGCGAGGCGGCCATCGACGCCATTCTCGCCAAGCACGCGCATGTACGCGCGCTCGTCGAGCACGAGTGGATGTTCCTCTACCGCATCGACCCGGAGACGAGCAGCGTCACGCTGCGCACGCGCAGTGGCTGGGAACCGATCGCCAGCGGGAACGCGGCGCGCTGGTAG
- a CDS encoding Y-family DNA polymerase: MTARRILHADADAFFVAVARMADPEGAGRAPLLIVGGRPGGRGVVCSASYETRAYGVRSAMPIAQALRLCPDAMCVPVPRAACSATSKAIAAVLGRFTPVVEGASIDEWYLDLTGTEALHGHETLEQTAVRIRQSVHRETGMWISIGGGTSKLVAKLAAEKAKPRPGTEATGVRIIAEGGEGDFLRTLALAELPGVGPKLQEKLRSLGLVRVEDVLPHDRSTLARWLGRRPAEWLYARVRGIHTAPVEPRGTSKQISRESTFSRDVADDAQLSAHLRALVAKAAAELRESHLAARSVTVKLRDADFTTRLASRTAAEPLESDRAIGDLAVSLLRKLRMARRHPARLVGVALGGLVAARDAEQLGLFAGGPAPVERAEDRALSRAVDRVRERFGDAAIRTASTPLRRAP; this comes from the coding sequence ATGACCGCCCGCCGAATCCTCCACGCCGACGCCGACGCCTTCTTCGTGGCGGTGGCCCGGATGGCGGATCCAGAGGGCGCAGGGCGGGCGCCGCTGCTCATCGTCGGGGGCCGCCCCGGCGGGCGTGGCGTGGTCTGCTCGGCCTCGTACGAGACGCGCGCCTACGGCGTCCGCAGTGCGATGCCCATCGCCCAGGCGCTGCGCCTCTGCCCCGATGCGATGTGCGTGCCGGTGCCGCGCGCGGCCTGCAGCGCCACGTCGAAGGCCATTGCTGCGGTGCTCGGGCGCTTCACGCCGGTCGTCGAAGGCGCGAGCATCGACGAGTGGTACCTGGATCTCACGGGGACGGAAGCCCTGCACGGTCACGAGACGCTGGAGCAGACCGCCGTGCGCATTCGGCAGTCCGTGCACCGGGAGACGGGCATGTGGATCTCCATCGGCGGCGGCACGTCGAAGTTGGTGGCGAAGCTCGCCGCCGAGAAGGCCAAGCCGCGGCCGGGCACGGAGGCCACGGGCGTGCGCATCATCGCCGAGGGTGGCGAAGGGGATTTCCTACGCACGCTCGCGCTGGCGGAGCTGCCCGGCGTCGGACCCAAGCTGCAGGAGAAGTTGCGCAGCCTCGGACTGGTGCGCGTCGAGGACGTGCTGCCGCACGACCGCTCGACGCTGGCGCGCTGGCTCGGACGGCGCCCCGCGGAATGGCTCTACGCGCGGGTGCGCGGCATCCACACGGCGCCGGTCGAGCCGCGGGGCACGTCGAAGCAGATCAGCCGTGAGAGTACGTTCTCGCGCGACGTGGCCGACGACGCGCAGCTGAGCGCGCACCTGCGGGCGCTGGTGGCGAAGGCCGCCGCCGAGCTACGCGAGTCGCATCTGGCGGCCCGCAGCGTGACGGTGAAGCTGCGCGACGCCGACTTCACGACGCGGCTCGCGAGCCGCACGGCGGCGGAGCCGCTCGAGAGTGACCGCGCCATCGGCGACCTCGCCGTATCACTCCTGCGGAAGTTGCGCATGGCGCGCCGCCACCCCGCGCGGCTGGTCGGCGTGGCCCTTGGCGGCCTGGTCGCCGCGCGAGACGCAGAGCAGCTCGGTCTCTTTGCCGGCGGCCCCGCCCCCGTCGAGCGCGCCGAGGATCGGGCGCTTTCGCGCGCCGTGGACAGAGTCCGAGAGCGATTCGGGGATGCGGCCATCCGCACCGCCTCAACG
- a CDS encoding flavin reductase family protein, producing MDIALAELLPVERHRWLTPLIAPRPIAFVSTISAAGVGNLAPFSFFAMGGQSPQGVAICPTADRHGNPKDTLRNIRETGEFTINLVSREMAERVNQASAPYPPDVDEFDVAGFTRVPSVVVKPPRVAEAPAALECRVFQIVPQGSGPMHGTWVLGEVLHLWVRDDVLASDGLPDTAKVHPAARMGRDEWAHVTPQAIFRLNRPTVVPKE from the coding sequence ATGGACATCGCACTCGCAGAGCTCTTGCCGGTCGAGCGTCATCGTTGGTTGACGCCGCTCATCGCGCCGCGCCCGATCGCCTTCGTCTCGACGATCAGCGCGGCTGGTGTCGGCAACCTCGCGCCGTTCTCGTTCTTCGCCATGGGCGGCCAGAGTCCGCAAGGGGTCGCCATCTGCCCGACCGCGGACCGTCACGGCAATCCCAAGGACACGCTGCGCAACATCCGCGAGACGGGCGAGTTCACGATCAACCTCGTCTCGCGCGAGATGGCCGAGCGCGTGAACCAGGCCTCGGCGCCGTATCCCCCGGACGTCGACGAGTTCGACGTCGCAGGCTTTACGCGCGTGCCGAGCGTGGTGGTGAAGCCACCGCGTGTCGCCGAGGCACCGGCGGCACTCGAGTGCCGCGTGTTCCAGATTGTCCCCCAAGGCTCGGGACCCATGCATGGTACCTGGGTCCTCGGCGAGGTGCTGCATCTGTGGGTACGTGACGACGTGCTCGCGTCCGACGGACTGCCCGATACCGCCAAGGTGCATCCGGCCGCGCGGATGGGCCGTGACGAGTGGGCGCATGTCACGCCGCAGGCTATCTTCCGACTCAACCGACCGACGGTCGTTCCCAAGGAGTGA
- the hppD gene encoding 4-hydroxyphenylpyruvate dioxygenase, whose protein sequence is MTTATKPVAETAHDTFPINGTDYIEFWVGNAKQSQLFYRAAFGFKLVAYRGPETGVRDRASYLLEQGKIRLILTTPMGPEGEIAAHIAKHGDGVRDMAFWVDDCRDAYAKAIERGAVSVQEPTVLKDEHGEIVVAGIRTYGDTIHSIVERRNYKGLFMPGFIAADSPFQPEPVGLKYVDHCVGNVELGKMNHWVQFYSDVLGFYNLLSFDDKTISTEYSALMSKVMSNGNGRIKFPINEPAQGKKKSQIEEYLDFYRGPGVQHIAVATDDIIRTVRALKSRGVEFLTIPRTYYETVLDRVGKIDEDIAPLAELGILVDRDDEGYLLQIFTKPVQDRPTLFFEIIQRKGAKSFGAGNFKALFESIEREQAKRGNL, encoded by the coding sequence ATGACTACCGCCACCAAGCCCGTCGCGGAAACCGCCCACGATACTTTCCCCATCAACGGAACCGACTACATCGAGTTCTGGGTCGGGAACGCGAAGCAGTCGCAGCTCTTCTACCGCGCGGCGTTCGGCTTCAAGCTCGTTGCCTACCGCGGCCCCGAGACGGGCGTGCGCGACCGCGCTTCATACCTGCTCGAGCAGGGCAAGATCCGCCTCATCCTCACGACGCCGATGGGCCCCGAGGGCGAGATCGCCGCGCACATCGCCAAGCACGGCGACGGCGTGCGCGACATGGCGTTCTGGGTGGATGACTGCCGCGATGCCTACGCGAAGGCCATCGAACGCGGGGCGGTGAGCGTGCAGGAGCCGACGGTGCTCAAGGACGAGCACGGCGAGATCGTCGTCGCCGGCATCCGCACCTACGGCGACACCATCCACTCGATCGTCGAGCGCCGCAATTACAAGGGCCTGTTTATGCCGGGCTTCATCGCGGCCGATTCGCCCTTCCAGCCGGAGCCGGTGGGCCTGAAGTACGTCGACCACTGCGTCGGCAACGTCGAGCTCGGCAAGATGAACCACTGGGTGCAGTTCTACTCCGACGTGCTCGGCTTCTACAACCTGCTGTCCTTCGACGACAAGACCATCAGCACCGAGTACTCGGCGCTGATGTCGAAGGTCATGAGCAACGGCAACGGGCGCATCAAGTTCCCGATTAACGAGCCGGCGCAGGGCAAGAAGAAGTCGCAGATCGAGGAATACCTCGACTTCTACCGCGGTCCCGGCGTGCAGCACATCGCGGTCGCCACGGACGACATCATCAGGACGGTGCGGGCGCTGAAGAGCCGCGGCGTGGAGTTCCTCACGATCCCGCGCACCTACTACGAGACGGTGCTCGACCGCGTCGGCAAGATCGACGAGGACATCGCGCCGCTGGCCGAGCTGGGCATCCTCGTGGACCGCGACGACGAAGGCTACTTGCTGCAGATCTTCACGAAGCCGGTGCAGGATCGCCCGACGCTGTTCTTCGAGATCATCCAGCGTAAGGGCGCGAAGAGCTTCGGGGCCGGCAACTTCAAGGCGCTGTTCGAGAGCATCGAGCGCGAGCAGGCCAAGCGAGGCAACCTGTAA